A portion of the Syntrophaceae bacterium genome contains these proteins:
- a CDS encoding 4Fe-4S dicluster domain-containing protein, whose amino-acid sequence MAHQRLKNAYHRLAERINQFPQGAPPSELLYGILRMLFSEREAELVSLLPIRPFDAKKAAAVWNMPEKKAAGVLDGLADRGILLDIERDGGRVYVLPPPMAGFFEFSMMRLRADLDQKALSELYYQYINVEEDFIKALFVAGKTQLGRVLVHEPALPTDSGLHVLDYERASRVIQTASHIGIAMCYCRHKMGHVGRACDAPMDICMTFNRAADSLIRHGIVRPVTAAECMGLLETAYEHNLVQFGENVQRQVSFICNCCGCCCEAMIAARKFVHLHPVHTTNFLPVVDGSKCTGCGLCVGVCPVGAVALRSAADPKKRTKKKAAVDDDACLGCGVCVRSCKTGAMALASRPERVITPVDSARRLILMALERGKLQNLIFDTQALLSHRVMAAILGAVLRLPPVKRALASTQMNSRYLDRLIEHYDEYRLAERNEA is encoded by the coding sequence GTGGCCCATCAGCGACTCAAAAACGCCTACCACCGTCTCGCGGAGCGAATCAACCAGTTCCCCCAGGGTGCCCCGCCTTCGGAGCTTCTCTACGGAATCCTCCGCATGCTCTTTTCGGAGCGGGAGGCAGAGCTCGTCTCGCTGCTGCCCATCCGGCCCTTTGATGCGAAGAAGGCCGCCGCGGTCTGGAACATGCCGGAGAAGAAGGCCGCAGGCGTCCTGGACGGACTTGCCGACCGGGGGATTCTCCTCGACATCGAGCGGGACGGCGGCCGCGTCTATGTTCTGCCGCCCCCGATGGCGGGTTTCTTCGAGTTCTCGATGATGCGCCTGCGGGCCGACCTCGACCAGAAGGCCTTGAGCGAGCTGTACTACCAGTACATCAACGTGGAGGAGGATTTCATCAAGGCCCTCTTCGTGGCGGGCAAGACCCAGCTGGGGCGCGTCCTCGTTCACGAACCGGCTCTGCCGACCGACAGCGGCCTTCACGTCCTGGACTACGAGCGGGCCAGCCGCGTCATCCAGACGGCGTCCCACATCGGGATCGCCATGTGCTACTGCCGGCACAAGATGGGTCACGTGGGAAGGGCCTGCGACGCCCCCATGGACATCTGCATGACCTTCAACCGCGCCGCCGATTCCCTCATCCGCCACGGGATCGTCCGGCCCGTCACGGCGGCGGAGTGCATGGGCCTGCTGGAAACGGCCTACGAGCACAACCTCGTCCAGTTCGGCGAGAACGTCCAGCGCCAGGTGAGCTTCATCTGCAACTGCTGCGGCTGCTGCTGCGAGGCCATGATCGCCGCCCGGAAGTTCGTCCACCTGCACCCCGTCCACACGACGAACTTCCTGCCCGTCGTGGACGGGAGCAAATGCACGGGCTGCGGCCTCTGCGTCGGCGTCTGCCCGGTCGGGGCGGTCGCCCTCCGGTCCGCCGCGGACCCGAAGAAGCGCACGAAGAAGAAGGCCGCGGTGGACGACGACGCCTGCCTGGGTTGCGGCGTCTGTGTCCGGAGCTGCAAGACAGGCGCCATGGCCCTGGCGAGCCGCCCCGAGCGGGTGATCACGCCCGTCGACTCGGCGCGCAGGCTGATTCTCATGGCCCTGGAGCGGGGAAAGCTCCAGAACCTGATTTTCGACACCCAGGCCCTGCTGAGCCACCGCGTGATGGCGGCGATCCTGGGGGCCGTCCTGAGGCTGCCCC
- the hrpA gene encoding ATP-dependent RNA helicase HrpA, which translates to MRSKAKKGLRPLPSPSDRLKRLRARLHAVMRADRVALLREIGKLQSAKSPEGLEHAIDRLERRLERASAKKDRRRAGLPPVRYPAALPITARRADIVEAIRENPVVVITGETGSGKTTQIPKMCIEAGRGIDGRIGCTQPRRVAAVTVSQRIAEEMGEEPGRSVGYKIRFEERTSPEGFIKIMTDGILLMEAQADPHLNEYDTIIVDEAHERSLNIDFVLGMLKTLLRRRRDLKVVITSATIDTEKFSAAFGGAPIIEVSGRLYPVEIRYEPLEEDPEEVTHVEAAVRVVDDLLDGGGGGDILVFMPTEQDIRDACEMLEGRGRRGVKILPLYARLPSQEQRRVFVPIPERKVVVATNVAETSVTIPGIRYVVDTGLARISYYNPRTRTSGLPVRPISRSSADQRAGRCGRVENGVCIRLYSREDYESRPLYTPPEILRSNLAEVILRMLALRIDDPAAFPFVDPPAPKSIRGGYDILEELGAIERADDGSGAARWRLTERGRRMARLPLDPRIARMILESEREGCLEEILVLAAALGTQDPRERPAGKEKEADAAHARFVNPASDFLTLLTLWGRFHENAPNARSAGRLRRFCRDHFLSFRRMKEWRDVHSQLKEIVEEEGPAPQEKTRGKTGGGDPQAWYGRIHRAVLSGYLSNIAVKKEKNTYTAAGGRQVVLFPGSGLYNRGGDWIVAAELVETTQLFARTAANIDRDWLEPLGGSLCRSTYLNPRWDRRRGEVTATERVSLYGLVIVEERRVSYGRIDPAAATQVFIREALVPGEIDRPPAFLAHNRALIERVRDMENRLRRRTLLATDDVLAAFYEERLRDVSDVRTLQRIIRERGGDAFLRMTEEDVLRQAPDPGELALYPDALQAGRLSLPLSYRFSPGDAADGVTLKLPASALAGLRAEILERAVPGLLRERVTALLKALPREVRRHLVPLPQSAELIVRDVEKSKGPLPAALSESLKRRFRLDVPPSAWDLEGLPDHLKLRYAVVDAKGKEIRSARDIESLQRDRLEEQASRAFHRAKEAWERTGVTRWEAPGLPDAIPAEIPLDEHNVLEGVAYPALVPAGEAVDLRLLRDRGEAEAAHRAGVRTLLALQFRKELGAIRRCLALRGEMKVWSVYFGGAAALEDILHQGLIRRLLEKDIRTRQDFEDYARSLRPVLLQAPGQLLAQVEPVLRAYHETRQALSALEAANRANRSVTGFLGEMRAELDRIVPLSFLERYDPDRLAQLPRYLKALQIRADRGAVHLDRDRVRAAEIRPFEEKLEELQKVTVRGASPERVKAVEEYRWMVEEYRVSVFAQEIRTPYPVSPKRLREKLRQIEQTA; encoded by the coding sequence ATGAGGTCCAAAGCAAAGAAGGGGTTGAGACCATTGCCGTCGCCATCGGACAGACTGAAGCGCCTCCGGGCGAGACTGCACGCCGTCATGCGGGCCGACCGCGTCGCCCTGCTGAGGGAGATCGGAAAGCTGCAGTCCGCGAAAAGCCCCGAGGGTCTCGAGCACGCAATCGACCGGCTCGAGAGGCGGCTCGAGCGGGCTTCCGCGAAGAAGGACAGGCGCCGGGCGGGCCTCCCGCCGGTGCGCTACCCCGCGGCCCTGCCGATCACAGCCCGGCGGGCCGACATCGTCGAGGCCATCCGCGAAAACCCCGTCGTCGTCATCACCGGCGAGACGGGCTCGGGCAAGACCACGCAGATCCCCAAGATGTGCATCGAGGCGGGCCGGGGCATCGACGGCCGGATCGGCTGCACGCAGCCCCGCAGGGTGGCCGCCGTCACGGTGAGCCAGCGCATCGCCGAGGAGATGGGCGAGGAGCCCGGCCGCTCGGTGGGCTACAAGATCCGCTTCGAGGAGCGCACCTCGCCCGAGGGGTTCATCAAGATCATGACGGACGGCATCCTCCTCATGGAGGCCCAGGCCGACCCCCATCTCAACGAGTACGACACGATCATCGTCGACGAGGCGCACGAGCGCAGCCTCAACATCGATTTCGTCCTGGGCATGCTGAAAACCCTCCTGCGAAGGCGCAGGGACCTCAAGGTCGTCATCACCTCCGCCACGATCGACACGGAAAAATTCTCCGCCGCCTTCGGGGGTGCGCCCATCATCGAGGTCTCGGGGCGGCTCTACCCCGTGGAGATCCGCTACGAGCCCCTCGAGGAAGACCCCGAGGAGGTCACCCACGTCGAGGCCGCCGTCCGCGTCGTCGACGATCTGCTCGACGGCGGCGGGGGCGGGGACATCCTCGTCTTCATGCCCACGGAGCAGGACATCCGCGATGCCTGCGAGATGCTCGAGGGGCGCGGCCGCCGGGGCGTGAAGATTCTGCCCCTGTACGCGAGACTGCCCTCGCAGGAACAGCGGCGCGTCTTCGTCCCGATCCCGGAGAGGAAGGTCGTCGTGGCCACCAACGTCGCCGAGACGTCCGTCACGATCCCCGGGATCCGCTATGTCGTCGACACGGGGCTGGCCCGCATCTCGTACTACAACCCCCGCACGAGGACCTCGGGGCTGCCCGTCCGGCCTATTTCCCGGAGCAGCGCCGATCAGCGGGCGGGCCGCTGCGGCCGCGTGGAAAACGGCGTGTGCATCCGCCTCTATTCCCGCGAGGACTACGAGAGCCGACCCCTCTACACGCCGCCCGAGATCCTGCGCTCCAACCTCGCCGAGGTCATCCTCCGGATGCTCGCCCTGCGGATCGACGACCCCGCGGCCTTCCCCTTCGTGGACCCGCCCGCGCCGAAGAGCATCCGGGGCGGATACGACATCCTCGAGGAACTCGGCGCCATCGAGCGCGCGGATGACGGCAGCGGCGCGGCCCGCTGGCGTCTCACCGAGCGGGGCCGCCGGATGGCCCGGCTGCCGCTGGACCCCCGGATCGCGCGGATGATCCTCGAGTCCGAAAGGGAAGGCTGTCTTGAGGAAATCCTGGTTCTCGCTGCGGCGCTCGGCACCCAGGACCCGCGGGAGCGCCCCGCCGGGAAGGAGAAGGAGGCGGACGCCGCCCATGCCCGATTCGTCAACCCTGCATCGGACTTTCTCACCCTGCTGACCCTCTGGGGGCGCTTCCACGAAAACGCCCCGAACGCAAGATCCGCAGGGCGGCTCAGGCGGTTCTGCCGCGACCATTTCCTCTCCTTCCGGCGGATGAAGGAGTGGCGGGACGTCCACAGCCAGCTCAAGGAGATCGTCGAGGAGGAGGGCCCGGCGCCCCAGGAAAAGACCCGCGGCAAGACAGGCGGCGGCGATCCCCAGGCCTGGTACGGCCGGATCCACCGTGCGGTGCTCAGCGGCTACCTCTCGAACATCGCCGTGAAGAAGGAGAAGAACACCTACACCGCCGCGGGCGGGAGGCAGGTCGTGCTCTTTCCCGGTTCGGGCCTCTACAACCGCGGCGGCGACTGGATCGTGGCGGCGGAGCTCGTGGAGACGACCCAGCTCTTCGCCCGGACGGCCGCCAACATCGACCGGGACTGGCTCGAGCCCCTGGGCGGAAGCCTTTGCCGTTCCACCTATCTCAACCCCCGCTGGGACCGCAGGCGCGGCGAGGTGACGGCCACCGAGCGCGTGAGCCTCTACGGCCTCGTCATCGTCGAGGAGCGACGCGTCTCCTACGGCCGCATCGACCCCGCCGCGGCCACGCAGGTGTTCATCCGCGAGGCCCTCGTGCCCGGGGAGATCGACAGGCCCCCGGCTTTCCTCGCCCACAACCGCGCCCTCATCGAACGGGTGAGGGACATGGAAAACAGGCTCCGCAGGCGCACCCTGCTCGCCACGGACGACGTCCTGGCCGCCTTTTACGAGGAGAGGCTGCGGGACGTCTCCGATGTACGGACCCTCCAGAGGATCATCCGCGAGCGGGGGGGCGACGCCTTTCTCCGGATGACCGAGGAGGACGTGCTCCGTCAGGCCCCCGACCCCGGCGAGCTTGCCCTCTACCCCGATGCCCTGCAGGCGGGGAGGCTTTCGCTTCCCCTGAGCTATCGGTTCAGCCCGGGTGATGCCGCCGACGGCGTGACGCTGAAGCTCCCGGCCAGCGCGCTTGCCGGCCTCCGGGCCGAAATCCTGGAGCGGGCCGTGCCGGGACTGCTGCGCGAGAGGGTGACGGCCCTCCTCAAGGCCCTTCCCCGCGAGGTCAGGCGGCATCTCGTCCCGCTCCCGCAGTCGGCGGAGCTCATCGTGCGGGACGTCGAGAAAAGCAAAGGCCCGCTTCCGGCGGCCCTCTCGGAGAGCCTCAAGCGCCGGTTCCGGCTCGACGTGCCCCCCTCGGCATGGGACCTGGAGGGGCTTCCCGATCACCTCAAACTCCGCTATGCCGTCGTGGACGCCAAGGGGAAGGAGATCCGGTCGGCGAGGGACATCGAGTCCCTGCAGAGGGACCGCCTGGAAGAGCAGGCATCGCGGGCCTTCCACCGGGCGAAGGAGGCCTGGGAACGGACGGGGGTCACCCGCTGGGAGGCGCCGGGGCTGCCCGATGCAATCCCGGCGGAAATCCCGCTGGATGAACACAACGTCCTCGAGGGAGTCGCCTACCCGGCCCTCGTGCCGGCGGGCGAGGCCGTCGATCTGCGACTGCTGAGAGACCGCGGGGAGGCCGAGGCGGCGCACCGGGCCGGCGTCAGGACGCTTCTGGCCCTGCAATTCCGGAAGGAGCTCGGGGCGATTCGCCGCTGCCTCGCCCTGCGGGGCGAGATGAAGGTCTGGTCCGTCTACTTCGGGGGGGCCGCGGCCCTGGAGGACATCCTCCATCAGGGGCTGATCCGCCGCCTGCTCGAGAAGGATATCCGGACGCGACAGGATTTCGAGGATTACGCCCGTTCTCTGAGGCCGGTGCTGCTTCAAGCGCCCGGGCAGCTGCTCGCGCAGGTGGAACCCGTACTGCGCGCCTATCACGAAACACGCCAGGCCCTATCCGCCCTCGAGGCGGCAAACCGGGCAAACCGCAGCGTGACCGGTTTCCTCGGGGAGATGCGCGCCGAGCTCGACCGCATCGTCCCTCTTTCGTTCCTGGAGCGGTATGACCCGGATCGCCTCGCCCAGCTCCCCCGCTACCTCAAGGCGCTGCAGATCCGGGCGGACAGGGGCGCCGTCCATCTCGACCGGGACAGGGTCCGGGCCGCCGAGATCCGGCCCTTCGAGGAAAAACTCGAAGAGCTCCAGAAGGTTACCGTCCGCGGGGCGTCGCCTGAAAGGGTCAAGGCCGTCGAAGAGTACCGATGGATGGTCGAAGAGTACCGGGTGTCGGTCTTTGCCCAGGAGATCAGGACTCCCTACCCGGTGTCGCCGAAGCGGCTGCGCGAGAAACTGCGGCAGATCGAGCAAACGGCGTAA